A single genomic interval of Dromiciops gliroides isolate mDroGli1 chromosome 1, mDroGli1.pri, whole genome shotgun sequence harbors:
- the LOC122742993 gene encoding mitochondrial import receptor subunit TOM7 homolog has product MVKLSQESKQRLQHLFRGSQFANPLMFYLGFRRGADPWMPEATVLILLWG; this is encoded by the coding sequence ATGGTGAAGCTGAGCCAAGAGTCCAAACAGCGGCTGCAGCATCTCTTCAGGGGCAGCCAGTTTGCCAACCCCCTCATGTTCTACCTGGGATTTAGGAGAGGTGCAGATCCCTGGATGCCTGAAGCAACAGTTCTGATCTTGCTTTGGGGATGA